One genomic segment of Microcella indica includes these proteins:
- a CDS encoding mechanosensitive ion channel family protein: MNDIDWAAIWQNLVTFAVTYEAPLRIVGVIVGAVLLRWILLLSIGRVVDRVVYGVKKAQNVEHTTELSASPLHAVRVVQRTRTMGSVTRNLVTWAIVSVAFVLVLSELNFSVTALIASAGILGAALGFGAQSVVKDMLNGLFMVFEDQLGVGDIVDLGEATGVVENVGVRVTQVRDVNGTLWFVRNGEILRVGNKSQGWARVIIDLPIPYSSDVHAVEETMLATANGLAQDPAWKRKVLEAPEIWGIESISAEALVVRLVVKVRTADQWEIARELRLRLKLALDDMGVSLPALNRVVMDGLDRPTARKGSPRTKPIPLPDDEARS; this comes from the coding sequence ATGAACGACATCGACTGGGCCGCGATCTGGCAGAACCTCGTCACCTTCGCCGTCACCTACGAGGCACCCCTGCGCATCGTCGGCGTGATCGTGGGGGCTGTCCTGCTGCGCTGGATTCTCCTCCTCTCGATCGGGCGCGTCGTCGACCGTGTCGTGTACGGCGTCAAGAAGGCCCAGAACGTCGAGCACACCACGGAGCTCTCGGCCTCGCCGCTGCACGCAGTGCGCGTCGTGCAGCGCACCCGCACGATGGGCAGCGTCACGCGCAACCTCGTCACGTGGGCGATCGTCTCGGTCGCCTTCGTGCTCGTGCTCAGCGAGCTCAACTTCTCGGTCACGGCGCTCATCGCCTCGGCGGGCATTCTCGGCGCCGCGCTGGGCTTCGGCGCGCAGAGTGTCGTCAAGGACATGCTCAACGGACTGTTCATGGTGTTCGAGGATCAGCTCGGCGTGGGAGACATCGTCGACCTCGGGGAGGCGACGGGCGTCGTCGAGAATGTGGGCGTGCGGGTCACCCAGGTGCGCGACGTCAACGGCACCCTGTGGTTCGTGCGCAACGGCGAGATCCTGCGCGTCGGCAACAAGTCGCAGGGCTGGGCCCGCGTCATCATCGACCTGCCCATCCCTTACTCGAGCGACGTGCACGCCGTCGAGGAGACGATGCTCGCCACCGCCAACGGACTCGCGCAGGACCCGGCGTGGAAGCGCAAGGTGCTCGAAGCCCCCGAGATCTGGGGAATCGAGTCGATCTCGGCGGAGGCGCTCGTCGTGCGCCTGGTCGTGAAGGTGCGCACCGCCGATCAGTGGGAGATCGCGCGCGAGCTGCGACTGCGCCTCAAGCTCGCCCTCGACGACATGGGCGTGAGCCTGCCCGCCCTCAACCGCGTCGTCATGGACGGCCTCGACCGCCCCACGGCGCGCAAGGGCTCGCCGCGCACGAAGCCCATCCCGCTGCCCGACGACGAGGCGCGCTCATGA
- a CDS encoding alpha-amylase family protein, giving the protein MRRPETTEQEWAGFTARVERELPRLTRLFTRVYGDSDRTSQHLTALLVQLAESWQERPDDLRALDAAREDDPDWFLSNRMLGGVCYVDRYATDLEGVRARIPYFQELGLTYLHLMPLFLAPEENSDGGYAVSSYREVSPALGDMAQLTSLAADLRASGIALVVDFIFNHTSNEHEWAQRALAGEKEFEDYYWVFPDRTMPDRYEQTVREIFPDDHPGSFVPIGDDSGRWVWATFHSFQWDLNYSNPAVFRAMAGEMLFLANQGVEILRMDAVAFIWKQLGTSCESLPEAHLLLQAFNAVCRIAAPSLLFKSEAIVHPDQVAEYISLEECQLSYNPLQMALIWNSLATRDARLLQQALDRRHALPPGTAWVNYVRSHDDIGWTFADEDAAELGINGFEHRRFLNSFYVGRFPGSFARGIPFQDNPATGDCRISGTTASLAGLETGDAGGLDRILLAHSIVLSTGGVPLLYLGDEVGQLNDPDWAEEPGHADDSRWAHRPHYPADRYRDRLDTTTEAGMLYSRLRALIELRARTPEFAGGTLIGFDAKVPSVVGYQRPGSADGVETLVLCLANVGDDPARIDPLTLSGMPSSALDLVTGEHHDLSRGLTIAAHGFVWLRIVLEPAETAPLSGPDGTRR; this is encoded by the coding sequence GTGCGCCGCCCCGAGACGACCGAGCAGGAGTGGGCCGGCTTCACCGCCCGCGTCGAGCGTGAGCTGCCCCGCCTGACGCGCCTCTTCACGCGCGTCTACGGCGACTCCGACCGCACGAGCCAGCACCTGACGGCCTTGCTCGTGCAGCTCGCCGAGTCATGGCAGGAGCGCCCCGACGACCTGCGCGCCCTCGACGCCGCCCGCGAGGACGACCCCGACTGGTTCCTCAGCAATCGCATGCTCGGGGGCGTCTGCTACGTGGACCGGTACGCGACAGACCTCGAGGGCGTGCGCGCGCGCATCCCGTACTTCCAGGAACTGGGCCTCACCTACCTGCACCTCATGCCGCTCTTCCTCGCCCCCGAGGAGAACAGCGACGGAGGCTACGCGGTGTCGAGCTACCGCGAGGTGAGCCCCGCACTCGGCGACATGGCCCAGCTCACGTCGCTCGCCGCCGACCTGCGCGCGAGCGGCATCGCCCTCGTCGTCGACTTCATCTTCAACCACACCTCGAACGAGCACGAGTGGGCGCAGCGCGCTCTCGCCGGCGAGAAGGAGTTCGAGGACTACTACTGGGTCTTCCCCGACCGCACGATGCCCGACAGGTATGAGCAGACGGTGCGCGAAATCTTCCCCGACGACCACCCCGGCTCCTTCGTGCCGATCGGCGACGACAGCGGCCGCTGGGTGTGGGCGACCTTCCACTCGTTCCAGTGGGATCTCAACTACTCCAACCCCGCGGTGTTCCGCGCCATGGCCGGTGAGATGCTCTTCCTCGCGAACCAGGGCGTCGAGATTCTGCGCATGGACGCGGTCGCGTTCATCTGGAAGCAGCTCGGCACGAGCTGCGAGTCCTTGCCCGAGGCTCACCTGCTGCTGCAGGCCTTCAACGCTGTGTGCCGCATCGCCGCGCCCTCACTGCTGTTCAAGTCGGAGGCCATCGTGCACCCCGACCAGGTCGCCGAGTACATCTCGCTCGAGGAGTGCCAGCTCAGCTACAACCCCCTGCAGATGGCGCTCATCTGGAACTCGCTCGCCACGCGCGACGCCCGCCTGCTGCAGCAGGCGCTCGACCGGCGCCATGCTCTGCCGCCGGGCACTGCGTGGGTCAACTACGTGCGCAGTCACGACGACATCGGGTGGACCTTCGCTGACGAGGATGCCGCCGAGCTCGGCATCAACGGGTTCGAGCACCGGCGCTTCCTCAACAGCTTCTACGTGGGGCGGTTCCCGGGCAGCTTCGCTCGCGGCATCCCCTTCCAGGACAATCCGGCCACCGGCGACTGCCGCATCTCGGGCACCACTGCCTCGCTCGCGGGCCTCGAGACCGGCGACGCGGGCGGGCTCGACCGCATCCTGCTCGCCCACTCGATCGTGCTCTCGACCGGCGGCGTGCCGCTGCTGTACCTCGGCGACGAGGTCGGTCAGCTGAACGACCCCGACTGGGCCGAGGAACCGGGCCACGCCGACGACAGCCGCTGGGCGCACCGCCCCCACTACCCCGCCGATCGCTACCGTGACCGTCTCGATACGACCACCGAAGCCGGGATGCTCTACTCGCGCCTGCGCGCCCTCATCGAGCTGCGCGCCCGCACGCCGGAGTTCGCCGGCGGCACCCTCATCGGCTTCGACGCGAAGGTACCGAGCGTCGTGGGGTACCAGCGGCCGGGCTCGGCCGACGGCGTCGAGACGCTCGTGCTGTGCCTCGCCAACGTCGGCGACGACCCCGCGCGCATCGACCCGCTCACGCTCTCGGGAATGCCGTCGAGCGCCCTCGACCTCGTCACGGGCGAGCATCACGACCTGAGCCGCGGCCTCACGATCGCCGCGCACGGCTTCGTCTGGCTGCGCATCGTGCTCGAGCCGGCCGAGACGGCACCCCTCAGCGGCCCCGACGGTACTCGCCGCTAG
- a CDS encoding SDR family oxidoreductase — protein MTRTYVITGAASGIGAALAELLRGQGHTIIGVDLHDADVTADLTTHEGRDALVAEVTRLSGGTIDAVVANAGLATESVATVAVNYFGAIATLEGLRPLLTGADAPRAVATASMASLFPVDDELVDACLAHDEKAALHRTQELIDAEQGGLIYGSTKRALVRWIRQNAATGDWAGAGIPLNAVAPGVIRTPMTADLTATEEATKGLLEMVPMPLNGIADPAAVANLLAYLVSVENTHLCGQVVFVDGGSDVVIRGDSTF, from the coding sequence ATGACTCGCACCTACGTCATCACCGGCGCTGCGAGCGGCATCGGCGCCGCCCTCGCCGAGCTTCTGCGCGGCCAGGGCCACACCATCATCGGGGTCGACCTGCACGACGCCGACGTCACCGCCGACCTCACCACGCACGAGGGCCGCGACGCCCTCGTGGCCGAGGTCACGCGGCTCAGCGGCGGCACGATCGACGCCGTCGTCGCCAATGCGGGGCTCGCGACGGAATCCGTCGCGACCGTCGCCGTGAACTACTTCGGCGCGATCGCGACACTCGAGGGGCTGCGCCCGCTGCTGACGGGCGCGGATGCTCCGCGAGCGGTGGCCACGGCATCCATGGCCTCGCTCTTCCCCGTCGACGATGAGCTCGTCGACGCGTGCCTCGCGCACGACGAGAAGGCCGCGCTGCACCGCACGCAAGAGCTCATCGATGCCGAGCAGGGTGGGCTCATCTACGGCTCGACCAAGCGGGCGCTCGTGCGCTGGATTCGCCAGAACGCGGCGACCGGCGACTGGGCGGGGGCGGGCATTCCGCTCAACGCCGTCGCGCCGGGCGTCATCCGCACGCCCATGACGGCCGACCTCACGGCGACCGAGGAGGCGACGAAGGGCCTGCTCGAGATGGTGCCCATGCCGCTCAACGGCATCGCCGATCCGGCGGCCGTCGCGAACCTGCTCGCCTACCTCGTGAGTGTCGAGAACACCCACCTGTGCGGCCAGGTCGTCTTCGTCGACGGTGGCAGCGACGTCGTCATCCGGGGGGATTCGACGTTCTAG
- a CDS encoding acyl-CoA thioesterase — protein sequence MTDAPRDPVADLLSALTLTDTGARTSEDIFTAPSLWTPQRRVFGGQVMAQAVLSAMRTVEPDRFIHSMHGYFLRPGDIDQPITFSVDRIHDGRSFSTRRTQAYQDGRPILSMIASFQDDDPGLEHQAAMPIDVPSPETLPSAADILGAIDHPAAQYWAKGRPFDMRHVDTPVYLHASGDQVAHQAVWLKCLERLPDDENLHRAALAYASDYSILEPILRRHGLGWSTPGLKMASLDHAMWWHRFARVDEWLLYVQESPNAIGGRGLSTGRIFTHDGMLVASVAQEGMVRVPESRE from the coding sequence ATGACTGATGCGCCTCGCGACCCCGTCGCCGACCTCCTCTCCGCCCTCACGCTCACCGACACGGGGGCGCGCACGAGCGAGGACATCTTCACGGCGCCGAGCCTCTGGACCCCGCAACGTCGCGTGTTCGGCGGACAGGTCATGGCGCAGGCCGTGCTCTCGGCCATGCGCACCGTCGAGCCCGACCGGTTCATCCACTCCATGCACGGCTACTTCCTGCGGCCCGGCGACATCGACCAACCGATCACGTTCTCGGTCGACCGCATCCATGACGGCCGCTCGTTCTCGACGCGTCGCACGCAGGCCTATCAGGACGGCCGCCCGATCCTGTCGATGATCGCGAGCTTCCAGGACGACGACCCCGGCCTCGAGCACCAGGCGGCCATGCCGATCGACGTGCCCTCCCCTGAGACCCTGCCGAGCGCCGCCGACATCCTCGGGGCGATCGATCACCCGGCCGCACAGTACTGGGCGAAGGGCCGCCCCTTCGACATGCGCCACGTCGATACGCCCGTGTACCTGCACGCGAGTGGCGACCAGGTGGCGCACCAGGCCGTCTGGCTCAAGTGCCTCGAGCGCCTCCCGGACGACGAGAACCTGCACCGCGCTGCCCTCGCCTACGCGAGCGACTACTCCATCCTCGAGCCGATCCTGCGCCGGCACGGCCTCGGCTGGTCGACCCCTGGCCTGAAGATGGCGAGCCTCGACCACGCCATGTGGTGGCACCGCTTCGCCCGTGTCGACGAGTGGCTGCTGTACGTGCAGGAATCCCCCAACGCGATCGGCGGGCGCGGCCTGTCGACGGGGCGCATCTTCACGCACGACGGGATGCTCGTGGCCTCCGTCGCTCAGGAGGGAATGGTGCGCGTGCCGGAGTCGCGCGAGTAG
- a CDS encoding NAD(P)/FAD-dependent oxidoreductase, which yields MATTVFERARPDARLIADALEGSRLSPFWLDDLPERPALPALTGRLHADLAVVGGGYTGLWTALLAKERDPSARVVLVEGKRVGWAASGRNGGFVEASLTHGEKNGEARFPTELDTLDRLGMENLDAIERTVHDRAWACDFERVGSFAVATEPYQVAELAAAHDGETERFYDAAAMREQVHSPTYEGGLWSTRDTALVHPGKLADSLLRACLDAGVEVFELSAVGGLRAEADGVELSILAGGALRADRVALATNAFPSLLKRYRLHTVPVYDYVLMTEPLTDAQLASIGWEGRQGIADSANQFHYYRLSADNRILWGGYDAIYHFGGRIKPEYDDRRESFETLASHFFTTFPQLEGVRFSHRWAGVIDTCSRFCAFHATAHQGRVAYSAGFTGLGVAATRFAANVMLDQLAGEQTERTSLRMVNELPLPFPPEPATYPAVQSVRWALDRADHREGRRNLFLRTLDAVGLGFDS from the coding sequence ATGGCCACGACCGTGTTCGAGCGCGCCCGCCCCGATGCCCGCCTCATCGCCGATGCCCTCGAGGGCTCGCGACTCTCCCCCTTCTGGCTCGACGACCTGCCCGAGCGACCGGCGCTGCCCGCCCTCACCGGGCGGCTGCACGCCGACCTCGCCGTCGTGGGCGGCGGCTACACGGGGCTCTGGACGGCGCTGCTCGCGAAGGAGCGCGACCCGAGCGCGCGGGTCGTGCTTGTCGAGGGCAAGCGCGTCGGGTGGGCCGCGAGCGGCCGCAACGGCGGTTTCGTCGAAGCGAGCCTCACCCACGGCGAGAAGAACGGCGAAGCGCGATTCCCCACCGAGCTCGACACGCTCGATCGCCTCGGCATGGAGAACCTCGATGCGATCGAGCGCACCGTGCACGATCGCGCGTGGGCCTGCGACTTCGAGCGAGTCGGCTCCTTCGCCGTCGCGACCGAGCCATACCAGGTGGCCGAGCTCGCCGCCGCCCACGACGGCGAGACCGAGCGGTTCTACGACGCGGCCGCGATGCGCGAGCAGGTGCACTCGCCCACGTACGAGGGCGGGCTGTGGTCGACGCGTGACACCGCGCTCGTGCACCCCGGCAAGCTCGCCGACTCCCTGCTGCGAGCGTGCCTCGATGCCGGCGTCGAGGTGTTCGAGCTCTCGGCCGTCGGTGGCCTGCGTGCGGAGGCGGACGGGGTCGAGCTGAGCATCCTCGCCGGAGGTGCACTGCGCGCCGATCGTGTCGCCCTCGCGACCAACGCCTTCCCCTCCCTGCTCAAGCGCTACCGCCTGCACACCGTGCCGGTGTACGACTACGTGCTCATGACGGAGCCGCTCACCGACGCGCAGCTCGCCTCGATCGGCTGGGAGGGGCGGCAGGGCATCGCCGACAGCGCCAACCAGTTCCACTACTACCGGCTGAGCGCTGACAACCGCATCCTGTGGGGCGGCTACGACGCCATCTACCACTTCGGCGGGCGCATCAAGCCGGAGTACGACGATCGCCGCGAGAGCTTCGAGACCCTCGCGAGCCACTTCTTCACGACGTTCCCGCAGCTCGAGGGCGTGCGGTTCAGCCATCGCTGGGCGGGCGTCATCGACACCTGCAGCCGGTTCTGCGCCTTCCACGCGACCGCCCACCAGGGGCGCGTCGCCTACTCGGCGGGTTTCACGGGGCTCGGGGTGGCGGCGACCCGGTTCGCGGCGAACGTCATGCTCGACCAGCTCGCCGGCGAGCAGACCGAGCGCACCTCGCTGCGCATGGTGAACGAGCTGCCGCTGCCGTTCCCGCCCGAGCCCGCGACCTACCCGGCGGTGCAGTCGGTGCGCTGGGCGCTCGACCGCGCCGACCACCGTGAGGGCCGCCGCAATCTTTTCCTTCGCACGCTCGACGCAGTAGGGCTAGGGTTCGACTCGTGA
- a CDS encoding acyl-CoA thioesterase: MTRLHVPVPVRWSDIDAYDHVNNARMLTLLEEARIAAFWSDPAGGAPTAVLETGPGSPLITLVAAQRIEYLAPIPFHREPLDVELWIGRLGGASLEVCYEIYSPPVAEPRTLYTRAASTIVLVDRATGAPRRLGDEVREAWQPYVEPPIAFRD; encoded by the coding sequence GTGACGCGACTGCATGTGCCCGTGCCGGTGCGCTGGAGCGACATCGACGCCTACGATCACGTCAACAATGCGCGCATGCTCACCCTGCTCGAGGAGGCGCGCATTGCGGCGTTCTGGAGCGACCCGGCGGGCGGCGCGCCCACCGCGGTGCTCGAGACCGGTCCGGGCTCGCCGTTGATCACGCTCGTGGCGGCGCAGCGCATCGAGTACCTCGCGCCGATCCCGTTCCACCGCGAGCCGCTCGACGTGGAGCTGTGGATCGGCAGGCTCGGGGGTGCGAGCCTCGAGGTCTGCTACGAGATCTACAGCCCTCCGGTCGCGGAGCCCCGCACCCTCTACACGCGCGCGGCCTCGACGATCGTGCTCGTGGATCGTGCGACGGGCGCTCCCCGCCGACTCGGCGACGAGGTGCGGGAGGCCTGGCAGCCCTACGTCGAGCCGCCGATCGCTTTCCGCGACTGA
- a CDS encoding globin encodes MSPSSIPVGPPDPFFEQVGGHATFEKLVRRFYEGIRDDEVLRPMYPDDDMEGAVWRLTAFLEQYWGGPTTYSEQRGHPRLRMRHASFHVNPEARDRWLAHMRVAVDELELSPMHEAALWEYLERAAHAMVNTFEETP; translated from the coding sequence ATGAGCCCCTCCTCGATCCCCGTCGGCCCCCCTGACCCGTTCTTCGAGCAGGTGGGCGGCCACGCCACGTTCGAGAAGCTCGTGCGGCGCTTCTACGAGGGCATCCGCGACGACGAGGTGCTGCGACCCATGTACCCCGACGACGACATGGAGGGCGCCGTGTGGCGCCTCACCGCGTTCCTCGAGCAGTACTGGGGCGGGCCGACCACGTACAGCGAGCAGCGCGGCCACCCCCGGTTGCGGATGCGCCACGCGTCGTTCCACGTCAACCCGGAGGCGCGCGACCGGTGGCTCGCCCACATGCGCGTCGCGGTCGACGAGCTCGAGCTCTCGCCGATGCACGAGGCCGCCCTGTGGGAGTATCTGGAGCGCGCCGCGCACGCCATGGTCAACACCTTCGAGGAGACTCCGTGA
- a CDS encoding cupin domain-containing protein, translated as MTRLPLDAATVLQALSIELEHEPVDDDQVVSGSPTTGIAALAELDDIEIGVWEITPGVVTDVEVDEVFVVLSGHATLRREDGSESELVAGTVGRLEDGEETEWEVHETLRKIYIA; from the coding sequence GTGACCCGACTACCGCTCGACGCCGCGACCGTGCTGCAGGCGCTGTCGATCGAGCTCGAGCACGAGCCGGTCGACGACGATCAGGTCGTCTCGGGCAGCCCGACGACGGGCATCGCGGCGCTCGCCGAGCTCGACGACATCGAGATCGGGGTGTGGGAGATCACTCCGGGCGTCGTCACCGATGTCGAGGTCGACGAGGTCTTCGTCGTACTGAGCGGCCACGCGACCCTGCGCCGTGAGGACGGCAGCGAGTCTGAGCTCGTCGCTGGCACGGTCGGCCGGCTCGAGGATGGCGAGGAGACCGAGTGGGAGGTGCACGAGACGCTGCGCAAGATCTACATCGCGTAG
- the pepN gene encoding aminopeptidase N, protein MPGDNLTRAEAHERKSILETESYQVALDLTTGDEVFRSTSTVTFTATAGTSTFIDAITRTVHSVELNGEQLDPNAVADGTRIQLPNLDEHNVLTVVADHEYTNTGEGLHRFVDPVDGEVYLYSQFEVPDSRRVFAVFEQPDLKATFHFTVTAPQNWVVVSNYPVATRTEQGDAATTVFEPTKPVSSYITAVIAGPYQSVHSELTSSDGRTIPLGIYARASLFEHLDADYIFDITRKGFVYYEEQFGVAYPFDKYDQLFVPEFNAGAMENAGAVTFTETYVFRSKVTDAIKERRVVTILHELAHMWFGDLVTMKWWNDLWLNESFAEWASTIATAEATEWTEAWTTFQAMEKSWAYKQDQLPSTHPVVATINDLEDVQVNFDGITYAKGGSVLKQLVAWVGREAFFAGVSAYFQKHAWGNTELKDLLAELETTSGRELGTWSEQWLETAGVNTLRPELEVDESGVITSFAVLQSAHPDYPTIRPHRMAIGFYELQDGALTRTHRHELDVDGERTDVPELVGRARPALVLLNDDDLAYAKIRLDEASLAVAIEHLAAIESPLARALVWGAAWDATRDAETPARDYVRLVLNNIATETESTTIRTTLMQLAAVARTYVDPATRAAMIEEVADALWQLAQGAEAGSDAQFQFVQYFANLAATPAHGDVLAGLREGSITLPGLEIDTDLDWLLLEGLALVGAATADDIDAALAKDNTSNGQQAAARARAALPDAASKRATFDHLVGDDTVPNAIVRMTCLGWQHANDPSAFDELVDPYFASLTSIWNDRSYKIAEYLVLGLYPAALANQTLVDATRAWLDANPGIPALRRLVTENLAGVERAIAAQERDARG, encoded by the coding sequence GTGCCCGGAGACAACCTGACCCGCGCCGAAGCGCACGAGCGCAAGAGCATTCTCGAGACCGAGAGCTACCAGGTCGCCCTCGACCTGACGACCGGAGACGAGGTGTTCCGCTCGACGTCGACGGTCACCTTCACCGCGACGGCGGGCACGAGCACCTTCATCGATGCGATCACCCGCACCGTGCACAGCGTCGAGCTCAATGGCGAGCAGCTCGACCCGAACGCGGTGGCCGACGGCACGCGCATCCAGCTGCCGAACCTCGACGAGCACAACGTGCTCACCGTCGTCGCCGACCACGAGTACACCAACACGGGTGAGGGTCTGCACCGCTTCGTCGACCCCGTCGACGGCGAGGTGTACCTGTACTCGCAGTTCGAGGTGCCCGACAGCCGACGAGTCTTCGCGGTCTTCGAGCAGCCCGACCTCAAGGCCACCTTCCACTTCACTGTCACGGCGCCGCAGAACTGGGTCGTCGTCTCGAACTACCCCGTCGCGACCCGCACCGAGCAGGGTGACGCCGCCACGACCGTCTTCGAGCCCACGAAGCCCGTCTCGAGCTACATCACCGCCGTCATCGCGGGCCCCTACCAGAGCGTGCACAGCGAGCTCACGAGCAGCGACGGCCGTACGATCCCGCTCGGCATCTACGCGCGCGCCTCGCTCTTCGAGCACCTCGACGCCGACTACATCTTCGACATCACGCGCAAGGGCTTCGTCTACTACGAGGAGCAGTTCGGCGTCGCCTACCCCTTCGACAAGTACGACCAGCTCTTCGTGCCCGAGTTCAACGCGGGCGCCATGGAGAACGCGGGCGCGGTGACGTTCACGGAGACCTACGTCTTCCGCAGCAAGGTCACCGACGCCATCAAGGAGCGCCGCGTCGTCACGATCCTGCACGAGCTCGCCCACATGTGGTTCGGCGACCTCGTGACCATGAAGTGGTGGAACGACCTGTGGCTCAACGAGTCGTTCGCCGAGTGGGCCTCCACGATCGCGACCGCCGAGGCGACCGAGTGGACGGAGGCGTGGACGACCTTCCAGGCCATGGAGAAGAGCTGGGCGTACAAGCAGGACCAACTGCCGAGCACCCACCCCGTCGTCGCGACGATCAACGACCTGGAGGACGTGCAGGTCAACTTCGACGGCATCACCTACGCCAAGGGCGGCAGCGTCCTCAAGCAGCTCGTCGCGTGGGTCGGCCGCGAGGCCTTCTTCGCCGGTGTCTCCGCATACTTCCAGAAGCACGCCTGGGGCAACACCGAGCTGAAGGACCTCCTCGCCGAGCTCGAGACGACGAGCGGGCGCGAGCTCGGCACGTGGTCGGAGCAGTGGCTCGAGACCGCGGGCGTCAACACCCTGCGCCCCGAGCTCGAGGTCGACGAGTCGGGCGTCATCACGAGCTTCGCCGTGCTGCAGAGCGCGCACCCCGACTACCCGACGATCCGCCCGCACCGTATGGCGATCGGCTTCTACGAGCTGCAGGATGGTGCGCTCACGCGCACCCACCGCCACGAGCTCGACGTGGATGGCGAGCGCACCGACGTGCCCGAGCTCGTCGGCCGCGCGCGCCCCGCGCTCGTCCTCCTCAACGACGACGACCTGGCCTACGCGAAGATCCGCCTCGATGAGGCCTCCCTCGCCGTCGCGATCGAGCACCTCGCGGCCATCGAGAGCCCGCTCGCCCGCGCTCTCGTGTGGGGTGCCGCCTGGGATGCCACGCGCGACGCCGAGACGCCTGCGCGCGACTACGTGCGCCTCGTGCTCAACAACATCGCGACCGAGACCGAGTCGACGACCATTCGCACGACCCTCATGCAGCTCGCCGCCGTCGCCCGCACCTACGTCGACCCGGCGACGCGTGCGGCGATGATCGAGGAGGTCGCCGACGCGCTGTGGCAGCTCGCCCAGGGTGCCGAGGCCGGCAGCGACGCACAGTTCCAGTTCGTGCAGTACTTCGCGAACCTCGCGGCAACTCCCGCGCACGGCGACGTGCTCGCGGGTCTGCGCGAGGGCTCGATCACCCTGCCGGGGCTCGAGATCGACACCGACCTCGACTGGCTGCTGCTCGAGGGCCTCGCTCTCGTCGGCGCCGCGACGGCCGACGACATCGACGCCGCCCTGGCGAAGGACAACACGTCTAACGGCCAGCAGGCCGCCGCACGTGCGCGTGCGGCCCTGCCCGACGCCGCGAGCAAGCGCGCCACCTTCGACCACCTCGTGGGCGACGACACCGTGCCCAACGCGATCGTGCGCATGACGTGCCTCGGCTGGCAGCACGCCAACGACCCGAGCGCGTTCGACGAGCTCGTCGATCCGTACTTCGCCTCGCTCACGTCGATCTGGAACGACCGCAGCTACAAGATCGCCGAGTACCTCGTGCTCGGTCTCTACCCTGCTGCGCTCGCGAACCAGACCCTCGTCGACGCGACCCGTGCGTGGCTCGACGCGAACCCGGGCATCCCGGCCCTGCGTCGACTCGTGACCGAGAACCTCGCGGGAGTCGAGCGGGCGATCGCGGCGCAGGAGCGCGACGCGCGCGGCTGA